The sequence GACACAGCCAAGGCTGGCTCCCAAGGGCCACTGCGAGCTGTGGGTCCAGCACAGCAGATCCACTGTAGAGCTGTGCCCATGGGAGGGCTagatggggctgtggggggtGAGGGACTGGTGGTCCAGGCTGCCATGTTCTCATCCCTGTTACCTCAGGTGTGCGGCTGGACCGCCCCGAGCAGTGCCCTGAGGAGGTGTACCAGCTGATGCAGCGCTGCTGGGAGTATGACCCCCACAAGCGGCCCAGCTTCAGCACCATCCACCAGGACCTCATTGCCATCCGCAAGAGGCACCGTTGACAGGGGCACCAGGGGCCCTGGATCAATCCCGCAGCAGTGTCCCTCCCTTGGGCAGTGACAGAGCCCCTGGATCCATCCCATGGCAGTGCCTGGGAGCGCAGCAGaaccctgcctgggcagcatGTGCTGTGGTGCAGCTGTGGGTGCCTGtgcccctttccctttccagagGCTCCCACATGCCCTGGGTGGAGGTCACAGCACACGCAGCTCCTACCCAGCTTCGTCCTGCTCAATAAACACAGGAACTCTGCAGCTGTGTATCTGGAGTCTGTGAGGGGATATGGGTCTGTACTGCACCGGGATGGGGCACTGAGAGACGAGAAACTGGGATGGAGCACCATAGTGACGCACCAGGACCGGATAGCAGGACAGGGCACACCGGGACAGAGTGCACCGAGGTAGAGCACCAGAATGAAGTACCAGGGTGGGGCACCAGGACAGGGTGCACTTGGATAGGGCTCTGGGATGGGGAGTACTGGGACGGGTCACTGGGACAGGGCACAGTGGGGTGGTGGAATGGGacagggcactgggacagggtACAGGGGTGGGGCAGCGGCATCTCGACTCGGCCCCGCGGCTGGGAGGGCGGCCAGGTTGTGGGTGGGTCCCGGCCGGGCCGACCGCAGCGCTCCGCGGggtgcccggcccggccccgagCGGCCCTGCCCTCACGCCCCGGTGCCGCCTCCCCCGGGGCCGCGCCCGGGGGGcggagcggcgggcggggcctggcctggcctggcccaTCCCGGCGGGCCCGGGCGGGCGATGTGAGGAGCGGGGTCGGGCCGCGGAGCCGCCCGGGGTAAGAGCGGAGCGCCCGCGGTGTCCCCGCCGGCGCCGGCCTGGCcttcccctgtccctccccggcccggcccggccccgcggggctgcAGCGCGGTGGCCCCGGGCGCTGCCCggctcggcggggccgcgcggcCTGTCCCGGCCCtggccccttccccagccccatccGCAGCTATAAATACTCAGCACCGGATTAAGCCAAGTAGGACGCGGGGAGGGCGCTTGGAGAAGGAGGCGGGAGGCCGCGGTGGGGGGTTGCGCTGTCCGACGTGTGCCCCCCTCCCCGTATCCCGGCGCAGGTgagtccctccatcccttcatGATGAAGCTGAAGAAGCAGGTGACAGTGTGTGGAGCTGCCATCTTCTGCGTGGCCGTCTTCTCCCTCTACTTGATGCTGGACCGGGTACAGCACGACCCTGCACGACACCAGAGTGGGGGCAACTTCCCCAGGGTGAGTTTGGAGGGGTTGGGGTGAGTGAGAGGGACCATGGGATGACAAACAGGGACATTCAGCCAGGGAAATTCATGGGGAGCCAGCCCTGGCCTCCCACCATTCGGCTGCCAGGTCCAAGGCTGGCTCCCCATAGCTCTGGATGACCTCCTGGCTCTCACCGTGGCCTCTGTCCCCCCAGAGCCAGATTTCAGTGCTACAGAACCGCATcgagcagctggagcagctgctggaggagaacCATGAGATCATCAGCCACATCAAGGACTCGGTGCTGGAGCTGACGGCCCACGCAGAGGGGCAGCCGGCATTGCCCCATCACCCCCCGAATGGCTCCTGGGTGCTGCCCCCTGAGAGTCGCCCAAGTTTCCTCTCCGTGTCCCCACAGGACTGCCAGTTCGCCCTGGGGGGCAAGGGACAGAGCCCAGACCTGCAGGTGAGGGGCTGGTGGCTCTGCTAGCACAAGGGGTCCATACCTGGGCGTCTGTGGGGTCCTGGCTCTACTCTTTTGGGGAtctttcagccctgcctcccacccACAGATGCTGGCCGTGTACTCCCTGCTGCCCTTTGACAACCAGGATGGCGGTGTCTGGAAGCAGGGCTTTGACATCACCTATGAGCCCAACGAGTGGGACACGGAACCTCTGCAGGTGTTTGTGGTGCCGCACTCCCACAATGACCCAGgtgagcagcagaggaggggaagggctggcccagcccctgctgccgCTTAGTgctggcagggaagggctgggcccCCACAGTGACCCCCAcctctgctgccaggctggatCAAGACCTTCGACAAGTACTACTATGACCAAACGCAGCACATCCTCAACAGCATGGTGCTGAAGATGCAGGAGGACCCGCGCCGGCGCTTCATCTGGTCCGAGATCTCCTTCTTTTCCAAGTGGTGGGACAACATCAGTGCCCAGAAGCGGGCTGCAGTGCGCAGGTAGGGCAGGAAagagccctggggacaggaaGGCTGCCCTGACTGCAGTGCAGCAACCGTGGGCCCTGCACTGCTCACCATGGggtgccctggcactgccagcagcctcccagtgccaccagatGTCAGAGCCAGTGCAGTGAGGGGTGAGAGCTGGGTGCTGCCACCACCGGGGTCTCTGCAGTGAGGActgagggctgggggagacAGGTGTCACCCTGTGCCTCTGCCTGTGCTCATTGGCCTGAGAAACTTGAGTGCAAGGCCCAGGGCACCCTTGGAGTGGTGGGAGACCTGGAGGGCAGGACTGTGTAGTGGGACAGGGTCCCCTTGTCAGCCCCCTGCCCTGAGAGAGCTAGGGATGGAGGACATAGCAGAGGGTGTTGTCCTATGTGGGGATGCGCTCTGGCAGGGGCCTTGGCTGGCACTGAGCTGTGGAGAGATGTGTCTCTGTGTGAAGTCGGCATGGGTAGTGAGGAATGGCAGCAGTGGCtctgggggctgtgggtgggCCCCAGGTGGCTAAAGGCAGGGGATCTCTGCCATGGACATGTGGCTCACGCGGGACTCTGGTCACATCTCGGGTGTCCCCCTCACAGGCTGGTGGGCAATGGGCAGCTGGAGATGGTGACAGGTGGCTGGGTGATGCCCGACGAGGCCAATTCCCACTACTTCGCCATGATTGATCAGCTGATCGAGGGGCACCAGTGGCTAGAGAAGAACATTGGTGAGAGCAGAGTGGGTGCTGAGCAGGAGGGGCACAATGCTGACTGGCACCCTGGCCCTGGCAGGACCCTCCTTACAGGAGGTGATGCTGCCTCAGCACAGGCTGACAGGTCTCTGTGCCTCCAGGTGTGACACCACGGTCGGGCTGGGCCGTGGACCCCTTTGGGTACAGCTCCACCATGCCCTACCTGCTGAAGCGCTCCAACCTGACGGCCATGCTCATCCAGCGTGTGCACTATGCCATCAAGAAGCACTTTGCTGCCACCCAGAACCTGGAGTTTATGTGGAGACAGACGTGGGGTGAGAGCCTGCCAGGAGGGGATGGCAGAAGGGGCCCTGTAGGGCAAGTGGCAGCAGGGAATGGCTACCAGCCACTTTACTGTGCAGATGAGCTGAGCGCCAGGAGGTGATGGCTCTGCCCCATGGGACAGCCCCAGGGTGACTCCCCATCTGCCTCTGTGCCCAGCATGCTGAGGGAGGCTGCTGTGTCCTCTGGGCTCCGACTCTGCTCTGTCCGACAGCTGTCCTTGGGACCCCCTGCTCGGGGACAGGCAAGGGAGAGCCATTGCTGGTGCTCACCTGTCCTTGGTCCTACAGATCCAGACACCAGCACTGACATCTTCTGCCACATGATGCCCTTCTACAGCTACGATGTGCCCCACACCTGTGGGCCAGACCCCAAGATCTGCTGCCAGTTTGACTTCAAGCGCCTGCCTGGAGGCCGAATCAACTGCCCCTGGAAGGTTCCTCCCCGTGCCATCACCGATGCCAACGTGGCGGAGCGGTGAGTGTGGCCGGGGCACATGGCTCCCAGCCCCGTGGCCTATCCAGGGCCAGTCTCATGCCTCGGCCCCCATGCagagcccagctgctgctggaccaGTACCGCAAGAAGTCCAAGCTGTACCGCAGCAAGGTGCTCCTGGTGCCCCTGGGAGATGACTTCCGATACGACAAGCCGCAGGAGTGGGACGCCCAGTTCCTCAACTATCAGCGCATCTTCGACTTCCTCAATTCCCGGCCCGACCTCCACGTCCAGGTACGTGCGAGGATCTTCAGTGGGGCTGAGGGCACCAGGAGGCCACCACAGAGTGTAGCCAGAGGGtaggcagtgctgggagagtTGATGGGAGCCCTCACTGTGGGAGCCCTGGCTCAGGGCCACATGTGCTGTCCTGCAGGCGCAGTTTGGGACGCTCTCTGACTACTTTGATGCCCTGTATAAGAAGATGGGCATTGTGCCGGGGATGAGGCCGCCTGGGTTTCCAGTGCTGACTGGGGATTTCTTCTCCTATGCCGACCGGGAGGACCACTACTGGACGGGATACTACACCTCCCGGCCGTTCTACAAGAGCCTGGACCGGGTGCTAGAGGCCCACCTCCGGTGAGGGGCAGCAGACTGGGCTGTGGAGCGTGGGGGGTGTGCAGGGCGTGGGTGAGGGATGACTAGGCAGCATCTgggagctccagcagcccccaggtCTGCACCAGCCACCAATGCGCTGGGGTGGCCCAGGCAGTGCCAAACCCTTGCCCAGTCCCAGGGGAGTGCGTGCCCCCGCCGGCACGTCCAGGCCAGCCCCCGCAGcgctggggcacagggacagagaccCTCTGtgaccctgtccctgtgcaggggGGCAGAGATCCTGTACAGCCTGGCACTCGCCCACGCCCGCCATGCCAGTGCCGATGGCAGGTACCCGCTCTCCGACTATGCCCTGCTGAGCAACGCCCGACGCAACCTGGGCCTCTTCCAGCACCACGACGCCATCACTGGCACCGCCAAGGAGGCTGTAGCCGTGGACTACGGAGTCCGGTGTGTgtgggggctggagcaccctCAGAGCCTGTcagggaggggctggtgggCTCAGGGCTGTGAGTGCGGCTGGGTGTAGGGGTCTTTTGGGGCTCCTCTGCTGGGGAGAGGTGGGGGGTGTTGGGTGGCTGAATGGCCCTGGGTGGCTCACTCTGCCTGtgccccaggctgctccacTCCCTTACCAACCTGAAGCGCGTCATCATCAACGCTGCGCACTACCTTGTGCTGGGGGACAAGGACACATATCACCATGACCCTGCTGTGCCCTTCCTCAGCACGGTGAGCAGTGCCTGCCCCTGGCTCCCTGGACCTCGTTATGCTGTCCCCATGCCCTCAGGAGCACAATTCTGTGCAGGTGTGGCTGGGGAAAAGGCCCCAGCCTGTGCCTGTGTTCTGGGCCCAGCTGGCAGGGTGTGGGCATACCCCAACTCTCACTGCTCCTCTCCCCAGGATGACACGCGCCCCAGCCAGGACTCCCTCCCGGAGAAGACAGTGGTCAAACTGGACACCTCACCCCGGTAGGGCCTCATGCCTTGCTTTAGGGACTTGTGGGGCTGTGGAGAGGCAGTGACGGAGTGTCTGGGACGCTGTGAAGCTATGGGTGGATGCAGTGAACCTGTGGGTAGTGTGGGGCATTGGGCATCTGGGATGCGGTGGGGCTGGGATGCCATCCCTGGGTGACCCCCTGCAGGTTCCTGGTGGTGTTCAACCCTCTGGAGCAGGAACGCCTGAGTGTGGTGCCGATTCTGGTGGACTCCCCGCATGTGCATGTGCTCTCCGAGGAGGGCCAGCCCCTGCCCTTCCAGCTCAGCGCAACCTGGAGCTCTGCCACCGAAGTGGTTCCTGACATCTACCAGGTACAGGATGCCCCGGTGACACTGCCTGCCCCATCTTCAGCCTGCACATACCATGTATGCCagcctcccagccctgcatACTGCCAGAACGCTCTgtcagccctgctctgtccctgccccacaACACAAGCTCCCACAGCTGTCAAACCACTGGGCCCCCATGCACGTCTCCCCTCAGCAGACGGGGGGGCCTTTGCCCAACTGACTCCCAGTCCGTCCCCAGGCACGGGGGGCTGGCTCAGGTCCCCATACTGCCTGCAGGTGTCTGTGCTGGCCCGCCTGCCCGCGCTGGGGCTGcgtgtgctgcagctgcacaggtCCTTGGACGGCCATGCCACGCTGAGGTCCTCCACGCGCCTGTACCTGCACGGTCGGGACCTGCCTGTGCGCAAGCCTGAGGCCGTGCCCCTGCAAGTCTTCCCGGCTGCTGCCGATGACTTCTGCCTGGAGAACCAGCACCTGCAGGCCTGCTTCTCAGGGCACTCGGGCCTGCTGCAGGTGAATGTGGGGCTCTGAagtggaggaggggagggggtcACCGTGCTGCCTTCTGCATTCATGGCTGTGCTGGCCCCCACCCGCAGAGCATACGcggagctggagaggagcaggggcACAGAGTGAGCAGCGAGTTCCTCGTCTACGGCACCAGGACCTCCAAGGACAAAAGTGGGGCCTATCTCTTCCTGCCTGATGGAGAAGCCAAGGTATAGGGTTTGTCCTGTTAGCCAGCTggcagctgtgcctgtgggaCTGTCTTcaggcagcagcctcagcacagcgctccttccccccagccctATGCCCCCAAGAACCCCCCAGTGGTGCGGGTGACGGAGGGACCCCTCTTCTCAGAGGTTGCCAGCTACTATGAGCACATTCAGACCATGGTGCGGCTGTACAATGTACCAGGTGAGATCCTGAGGTGGTGCCGGGGTGTTGCTGGCCCAGTGGTGCTGGGCAATGCTGCCTGTGGGGCCCAGCCCCTCACTGCCTACCTGCAGGGGTGGAGGGCCTGTCCCTGGATGTGTCCTGCCTGGTGGACATCCGTGACCACATCAACAAGGAGCTGGCCCTGCGCCTCAGCACCGACATTGAGAGTGACAACACCTTCTTCACGGACCTCAATGGTTTCCAGGTATGCGGCAGCCTAGGGAGGGACAGcacctgcccacagcaggacagTCCCCCAACACCCAGCGCTGGGCACTGTGGGAGCCACTTTTGGCCACTGACCTCTGTCCCTTGACAGATCCAGCCCCGCAGGTACCAGCGGAAGCTGCCGCTGCAGGCCAACTTCTACCCCATGCCTGCCATGGCCTACATCCAGGACAGGCAGAGCCGCTTGACGCTGCTCACAGCCCAGGCCCTGGGAGTCTCCAGCCTCCGCAGCGGTGAGATGGAGGCCTGTGTCTTGGAGGCCTATGCCTTGGAGACCTGCTGTAGAGCTGGGGCTCCCCTCCCCGAGGGATGTAGGGGAGGAgggtgctgcaggctgggcacagggtgCCCTGGTTGTGCTGTCTCTGGGAGCTCCATACCATGGGGGGTGGCTGGCTCCTGGTAAAGCCTGGGGCATGGGGACCCACTCTTCACAGGCCAGCTGGAGGTGATCCTGGACCGGCGCCTCATGCAGGATGACAACCGGGGCTTGGGCCAGGGGCTGAAGGACAACAAGCGAACCTGCAACCGATTCCGGCTCCTCCTGGAGCGCCGCACCACTGCCAACAAGGTGCCTGGGCTGTGAGGCCACAGGATGGGAATGCCCAGCCTTGCcttgggatggagcagggtggAGGCACCTGCAGAAAGCTACACGTGTGATGGGATGCAGCATCTGCTCCCCTCCTGTCCCATTGCGCTGACTCTAGGCAGGGATGGGCCTGGAGcagggggcacggggagggTGGGAACTGTGCAGTGGGATCTGTCCCTGTGGAGCCACGTTGCCCTTGTAATCACAGTGTTCTTGTCCCATCCCCTCGCTGCCCTCTATGCTTGCGCCATGTCACCCATTCAGAGCTCCGGCTTCTTTTCCAAACTGGTCTCCATGTTTAAAGCCTTGGGCTTCCCTGGCACCAGGACTGGCAGCCCTGAGGTAATGGCCGGCCTGGCCCTGCTGTCTCTCCCTGTCTCGTGCACTAGCTGCTAGCCATTAGCCTAACCAGGCCCGTAGCAGGTCCGTAGTCTGAGCATCAGCTAGATGGGGTCCTGTTtgggtgctggggaagggagtcCTGGCTGGgtgggggcagctctgggtgcCCTGTGCCCGCAGGTGCCTGGTCTcggggcagtgctggagcagtggTTTGTTCTGTGGGCCCTGCCCAGGCTCTGCCTGGCCCCGCGGCTCCCCAGGCCTATACTGACCCATGTGCTCCTCGGCAGGTGCAGGACGAACGCCCCATCagcttcccctccctgctgagcCACATCACCTCCATGCACCTGAATGCCGAGGCCCTGGTCATGCCAGTGGCGCTGGAGAAGTCAGCCGTGCCAGCCCTGCGCTCCTTCGTGCCCCTTGCCAC is a genomic window of Chiroxiphia lanceolata isolate bChiLan1 chromosome 12, bChiLan1.pri, whole genome shotgun sequence containing:
- the MAN2A2 gene encoding alpha-mannosidase 2x isoform X3, yielding MAPGCCPLRVAQVSSPCPHRTASSPWGARDRAQTCSPASHPQMLAVYSLLPFDNQDGGVWKQGFDITYEPNEWDTEPLQVFVVPHSHNDPGWIKTFDKYYYDQTQHILNSMVLKMQEDPRRRFIWSEISFFSKWWDNISAQKRAAVRRLVGNGQLEMVTGGWVMPDEANSHYFAMIDQLIEGHQWLEKNIGVTPRSGWAVDPFGYSSTMPYLLKRSNLTAMLIQRVHYAIKKHFAATQNLEFMWRQTWDPDTSTDIFCHMMPFYSYDVPHTCGPDPKICCQFDFKRLPGGRINCPWKVPPRAITDANVAERAQLLLDQYRKKSKLYRSKVLLVPLGDDFRYDKPQEWDAQFLNYQRIFDFLNSRPDLHVQAQFGTLSDYFDALYKKMGIVPGMRPPGFPVLTGDFFSYADREDHYWTGYYTSRPFYKSLDRVLEAHLRGAEILYSLALAHARHASADGRYPLSDYALLSNARRNLGLFQHHDAITGTAKEAVAVDYGVRLLHSLTNLKRVIINAAHYLVLGDKDTYHHDPAVPFLSTDDTRPSQDSLPEKTVVKLDTSPRFLVVFNPLEQERLSVVPILVDSPHVHVLSEEGQPLPFQLSATWSSATEVVPDIYQVSVLARLPALGLRVLQLHRSLDGHATLRSSTRLYLHGRDLPVRKPEAVPLQVFPAAADDFCLENQHLQACFSGHSGLLQSIRGAGEEQGHRVSSEFLVYGTRTSKDKSGAYLFLPDGEAKPYAPKNPPVVRVTEGPLFSEVASYYEHIQTMVRLYNVPGVEGLSLDVSCLVDIRDHINKELALRLSTDIESDNTFFTDLNGFQIQPRRYQRKLPLQANFYPMPAMAYIQDRQSRLTLLTAQALGVSSLRSGQLEVILDRRLMQDDNRGLGQGLKDNKRTCNRFRLLLERRTTANKVQDERPISFPSLLSHITSMHLNAEALVMPVALEKSAVPALRSFVPLATTLPCDFHILNLRMLQAEDDSLPSTEAALILHRKGFDCSLEAKNLGFNCTTSQGKHQHLPGPHGNCHIPHPPGVVCGAGEEQSGWAAWEQHQHCRRAGPAALWWARAGGAGLAEAAAAAF
- the MAN2A2 gene encoding alpha-mannosidase 2x isoform X2, with product MMKLKKQVTVCGAAIFCVAVFSLYLMLDRVQHDPARHQSGGNFPRSQISVLQNRIEQLEQLLEENHEIISHIKDSVLELTAHAEGQPALPHHPPNGSWVLPPESRPSFLSVSPQDCQFALGGKGQSPDLQMLAVYSLLPFDNQDGGVWKQGFDITYEPNEWDTEPLQVFVVPHSHNDPGWIKTFDKYYYDQTQHILNSMVLKMQEDPRRRFIWSEISFFSKWWDNISAQKRAAVRRLVGNGQLEMVTGGWVMPDEANSHYFAMIDQLIEGHQWLEKNIGVTPRSGWAVDPFGYSSTMPYLLKRSNLTAMLIQRVHYAIKKHFAATQNLEFMWRQTWDPDTSTDIFCHMMPFYSYDVPHTCGPDPKICCQFDFKRLPGGRINCPWKVPPRAITDANVAERAQLLLDQYRKKSKLYRSKVLLVPLGDDFRYDKPQEWDAQFLNYQRIFDFLNSRPDLHVQAQFGTLSDYFDALYKKMGIVPGMRPPGFPVLTGDFFSYADREDHYWTGYYTSRPFYKSLDRVLEAHLRGAEILYSLALAHARHASADGRYPLSDYALLSNARRNLGLFQHHDAITGTAKEAVAVDYGVRLLHSLTNLKRVIINAAHYLVLGDKDTYHHDPAVPFLSTDDTRPSQDSLPEKTVVKLDTSPRFLVVFNPLEQERLSVVPILVDSPHVHVLSEEGQPLPFQLSATWSSATEVVPDIYQVSVLARLPALGLRVLQLHRSLDGHATLRSSTRLYLHGRDLPVRKPEAVPLQVFPAAADDFCLENQHLQACFSGHSGLLQSIRGAGEEQGHRVSSEFLVYGTRTSKDKSGAYLFLPDGEAKPYAPKNPPVVRVTEGPLFSEVASYYEHIQTMVRLYNVPGVEGLSLDVSCLVDIRDHINKELALRLSTDIESDNTFFTDLNGFQIQPRRYQRKLPLQANFYPMPAMAYIQDRQSRLTLLTAQALGVSSLRSGQLEVILDRRLMQDDNRGLGQGLKDNKRTCNRFRLLLERRTTANKVQDERPISFPSLLSHITSMHLNAEALVMPVALEKSAVPALRSFVPLATTLPCDFHILNLRMLQAEDDSLPSTEAALILHRKGFDCSLEAKNLGFNCTTSQGKLVLGGLFQGLELGSLQPTSLTLMYPLGTASNSTNIYLDPMEIATFRIRLG
- the MAN2A2 gene encoding alpha-mannosidase 2x isoform X1 — its product is MMKLKKQVTVCGAAIFCVAVFSLYLMLDRVQHDPARHQSGGNFPRSQISVLQNRIEQLEQLLEENHEIISHIKDSVLELTAHAEGQPALPHHPPNGSWVLPPESRPSFLSVSPQDCQFALGGKGQSPDLQMLAVYSLLPFDNQDGGVWKQGFDITYEPNEWDTEPLQVFVVPHSHNDPGWIKTFDKYYYDQTQHILNSMVLKMQEDPRRRFIWSEISFFSKWWDNISAQKRAAVRRLVGNGQLEMVTGGWVMPDEANSHYFAMIDQLIEGHQWLEKNIGVTPRSGWAVDPFGYSSTMPYLLKRSNLTAMLIQRVHYAIKKHFAATQNLEFMWRQTWDPDTSTDIFCHMMPFYSYDVPHTCGPDPKICCQFDFKRLPGGRINCPWKVPPRAITDANVAERAQLLLDQYRKKSKLYRSKVLLVPLGDDFRYDKPQEWDAQFLNYQRIFDFLNSRPDLHVQAQFGTLSDYFDALYKKMGIVPGMRPPGFPVLTGDFFSYADREDHYWTGYYTSRPFYKSLDRVLEAHLRGAEILYSLALAHARHASADGRYPLSDYALLSNARRNLGLFQHHDAITGTAKEAVAVDYGVRLLHSLTNLKRVIINAAHYLVLGDKDTYHHDPAVPFLSTDDTRPSQDSLPEKTVVKLDTSPRFLVVFNPLEQERLSVVPILVDSPHVHVLSEEGQPLPFQLSATWSSATEVVPDIYQVSVLARLPALGLRVLQLHRSLDGHATLRSSTRLYLHGRDLPVRKPEAVPLQVFPAAADDFCLENQHLQACFSGHSGLLQSIRGAGEEQGHRVSSEFLVYGTRTSKDKSGAYLFLPDGEAKPYAPKNPPVVRVTEGPLFSEVASYYEHIQTMVRLYNVPGVEGLSLDVSCLVDIRDHINKELALRLSTDIESDNTFFTDLNGFQIQPRRYQRKLPLQANFYPMPAMAYIQDRQSRLTLLTAQALGVSSLRSGQLEVILDRRLMQDDNRGLGQGLKDNKRTCNRFRLLLERRTTANKVQDERPISFPSLLSHITSMHLNAEALVMPVALEKSAVPALRSFVPLATTLPCDFHILNLRMLQAEDDSLPSTEAALILHRKGFDCSLEAKNLGFNCTTSQGKHQHLPGPHGNCHIPHPPGVVCGAGEEQSGWAAWEQHQHCRRAGPAALWWARAGGAGLAEAAAAAF
- the MAN2A2 gene encoding alpha-mannosidase 2x isoform X4; translation: MMKLKKQVTVCGAAIFCVAVFSLYLMLDRVQHDPARHQSGGNFPRSQISVLQNRIEQLEQLLEENHEIISHIKDSVLELTAHAEGQPALPHHPPNGSWVLPPESRPSFLSVSPQDCQFALGGKGQSPDLQMLAVYSLLPFDNQDGGVWKQGFDITYEPNEWDTEPLQVFVVPHSHNDPGWIKTFDKYYYDQTQHILNSMVLKMQEDPRRRFIWSEISFFSKWWDNISAQKRAAVRRLVGNGQLEMVTGGWVMPDEANSHYFAMIDQLIEGHQWLEKNIGVTPRSGWAVDPFGYSSTMPYLLKRSNLTAMLIQRVHYAIKKHFAATQNLEFMWRQTWDPDTSTDIFCHMMPFYSYDVPHTCGPDPKICCQFDFKRLPGGRINCPWKVPPRAITDANVAERAQLLLDQYRKKSKLYRSKVLLVPLGDDFRYDKPQEWDAQFLNYQRIFDFLNSRPDLHVQAQFGTLSDYFDALYKKMGIVPGMRPPGFPVLTGDFFSYADREDHYWTGYYTSRPFYKSLDRVLEAHLRGAEILYSLALAHARHASADGRYPLSDYALLSNARRNLGLFQHHDAITGTAKEAVAVDYGVRLLHSLTNLKRVIINAAHYLVLGDKDTYHHDPAVPFLSTDDTRPSQDSLPEKTVVKLDTSPRFLVVFNPLEQERLSVVPILVDSPHVHVLSEEGQPLPFQLSATWSSATEVVPDIYQVSVLARLPALGLRVLQLHRSLDGHATLRSSTRLYLHGRDLPVRKPEAVPLQVFPAAADDFCLENQHLQACFSGHSGLLQSIRGAGEEQGHRVSSEFLVYGTRTSKDKSGAYLFLPDGEAKPYAPKNPPVVRVTEGPLFSEVASYYEHIQTMVRLYNVPGVEGLSLDVSCLVDIRDHINKELALRLSTDIESDNTFFTDLNGFQIQPRRYQRKLPLQANFYPMPAMAYIQDRQSRLTLLTAQALGVSSLRSGQLEVILDRRLMQDDNRGLGQGLKDNKRTCNRFRLLLERRTTANKSSGFFSKLVSMFKALGFPGTRTGSPEVQDERPISFPSLLSHITSMHLNAEALVMPVALEKSAVPALRSFVPLATTLPCDFHILNLRMLQAEDDSLPSTEAALILHRKGFDCSLEAKNLGFNCTTSQGKLVLGGLFQGLELGSLQPTSLTLMYPLGTASNSTNIYLDPMEIATFRIRLG